The genomic DNA GTTCCTGGACTTATATCGTATTGaaatagataatatatattaagtggacaaataatatcaatatatataatGCTAACTTTAAATGAACAAATAACTAAGTTATCTATCCTTAACTGGAACACTGCATCCCTCaaaaaaaaggttctcagatttacatcacaaagtaacaactgaacacatcgatacTGTATGTCTCCaagagtgcagagttcccgcacgatcctcacccccgaaattgccctcatttgtttcttacaacctcagatcctgtaactcttgcattctatacatcaaacaatccctaccccatcaacttcttccagaaaaacaaactgccggtcaacaatatcatggagtgaggatctatgtagGCAACTCTGTCcacaatgtatttaatctatatgcgtcagcaggaaagttaaattatattgatcttacagcctgcgctcaagcagagcccacAATCATTCTTGgcgactacaatgctagacacaaggacattggtggctctcgcttcagtaacgggaatgggaatcaactgctgtcgctactaaacaGTCACCAAGATGTGAAGATTGTAGgcgaccttgaacccacgcatatttgtggaggcattctagacctctgtgttggtttcaacgtgtctcacgtctggtgcacatcatctattgtaacagatttgttgtcagatcatcacccaaGATTATCTACTCTATGTatcggaaataccatcctgcctgGTGGGACTTTTAAACGCAAACAGCTCAGTGTTcatcctgctcgacgtgaagactttgttgctcatgtgtcagagtggtacagcacttacgATCCCTCCACGATCCAGGCATTTAACGAcagtctagtacagagcattcagatgttcgCTGAGCCTTTAGGTCGCCCCCTGCACCATCAAATAGTCGGAACGAGATGAAAAGTAATAAACACTATGCCttttacaatgaccccaaactgcgtactttgaaacgcactgccagaagagtTGGACATGCCTGTaaggaaacacgtacgccagcaatgctttagctctttcagaaagccttagccaaggcgagggagcgcatgacagagctcaggcaagataactgggaaacttttgttaacagtctcaactctcacaccccctcaGTCagccatggaaggatattaaaagaattaaaggcgataagatcggccaagtatcccaccctcaccctctacacagagcaaacgagttagtcgacgcttgggcaaccacctctagtttCAATAATCTTCCTCCAGACACAcaattcagattaaatgctggttatggagatcgagaaaggctcgttcacttcgtgctccacaaggaagacgaatgcaacgtgccatttactgagtttgagtaactttcggccctaaacaaaggtaaagccacatccactggtgaggatggtatcacttatgacatattgtgtctgctccctttagtacctggCAATCTccagcttgagctgtataatatgaactATGTTAGGAACTTcatatctcttggaccaacagtataatcattccaattcccaagccaaatcaagagaatgctttccgcccaatttcccatacaagctgcatttgcaaaacattcgagagaatgctcctaaaccgtctcctccatagagtaagaaccatgctatccccccagatatatggcttcatgcatggaaggcgtgtgcatcattgcatcaccacctttcttatcctgcacactgaaaagtcatataccaccttcctagatctcaagtctgcctttgatattgcaaaccgacatgttatcttgagtgaacttgcaagaatgaatattggtggtcggcttcttataCAATCTTCTGTAAAaatacaggaagtcatctgtatttttccaggggcacatGAGGGTAACAAGAGACTTcaaactaggtaccccgcagggagaTGTCCTTACTCCTATCTtacttaatatcttaataaacacactgttaaactctgtaccgagcaaacccaacgtacacatcattagctatgctgatgatataatgatacacaccactgggtatgctaacacgcagaatacacttaactctgtattagactcatgtcaggacctaggtttagtcatcTCAGCAGAAAAAACAAAGGTACTAAATCGGCGTTCACCCAGGCagagaggagctgttcgcaagatgcaactgtctgatagctcccagcttgactatgtaaaggctccgagctctcaagactGTTGCAGGTTACTacacaggctatggtgccaatgtcagaattgtcaaaatgatgtaccttgcatacatcagatctttagtggattatgctgcacctctacttgttttgatgcctgaaagaatgctttgagggcttgaaaaattgcagaacgaagccttgaggataatccttgggtgccctcgtaccacaaagatacttaacatgagaaaggaacttaatattcagagcgttgtagttgttgttaccgaaattaactgtcaaattggtttaAAAatacttaggctaactcatcctaacccttgcacagaagccctccagaatttctttattgagggtcagcattgttccaaatggataactaaaacttgGAATGATCCCAATCTGTACCatgtttataatttgtaccaagagaaacaacaacggcactttcttgTACCGTaggagattacaccctttccagttttaatccctcccttttcacctaagaaacaaattagagatcaacccaagctttgtcttgaggcaaagctcaacgccttaagccatattgatgctctctccacagagcattctctccctCAAATCATTTACATtggtggttccctacaccgccccacgggtgcagctggaagtgcagttgtcctgacaatgggcgatggcttatattttgagtgggaagtccgtataaacaactggtccTATACCCtttagaccgaactatttgccttgctccttgcactgaaatgtgtacatgtcTCCAAAATttttacattaattgtaagtgactctttatcatccttaaatgctctcaaatcTTAAAGACATAACTGTAGCAtgttcgtgtccgaagctagacacaaatacgacAAAATTagtaatgatggtaacagagtccttttcgtgtggtctccatctcatgttggcttcCAAATGCATgagagagctgataagttagccaaagaatctgcctttaaaggagacgttgagtgtaaccttggattgtcaatgagcaatctgagagcagcagtacccaaaaaacttcaacaaaatcttgtagatcttaggcaaagtgaaatcgacaccagtaattccatctatcatcatactatcatgcaagaggagccacacatctatggttcatccaataaaatcagcagacatctagatgttacttctgctcggctaagactcggttacaagtatctctgggaattctcattatctgccgatgtagacctgatcaaatgtaaactgtgtcaacaaaattattcgcacaccctccgtcactatgtgatggagtgcgaaaagatacgtgaattcagagacaattctataaccactgTTCCaatgatgtgtaaatatttcattcaaaatgatctgctaccagaaattttagccaaatatccccagtttgctaactgaaggtagtaactaagtgactgtaacctatccaccgctgcccactggatgcgaGGCGGTGTGcaagacaaacatatcaattgtgacactaactctccacatatgtcagttgcttaatttagaaactgaacttgtggtcggtctcgaacccatttatgatgtgacgagttacactaaattttgtaactagctcatcaagattgtaacttgtttagctaaatgaattgtggggttcagtccccgagcccattatgtgcgTCTGTAattctttccactaccgcccacaagatgggtatgaggtgcataacaaATGAACAAAATTAACTAACTAGTGTTATCTGCTATCCTATGACACCCAACAGTGTACACTTACTGTACGTACCGAACTAGCTTTGGTGCACTCACTTTGCGCACTCATGTGAAAAGCAACTGGCGGTGTGCACTCCAACACAAAGTTTGAGAGCTAGCTCACAACCATAATGGTTGCTGGAGGCTCTCAGGACCACTAGGGTTGCTGGAGGCTACCAGAACCACGATGGCTGCTGGAGGCTCTCAGGACCATGACGTATGCTGGAGGCTCCCAGGACTATGAAGGATGCTGGAGGCTCCCAGGACCATGATGGCTGCTGGAGGTTCCCAGGACCATGATGGCTGCTGGAGGTTCCCAGGACCACGATGGATGCTGGAGGCTCCCAGGACCACGATGGCTGCTGGAGGCTCCCAGAACCATGATGGCTGCTGGAGGCTCCCAGGACCATGATGGATGCTGGAGGTTCCCAGGACCATGATGGCTGCTGGAGGCTCCCAGGACCACGATGGATGCTGGAGGCTACCAGAACCATGATGGCTGCCGGAGGCTCCCAGGACCAAGATGGCTGCCGGAGGCTCCCAGGACCATGATGGCTGCTGGAGGCTACCAGAACCATGATGGCTGCCGGAGGCTCCCAGGACCATGATGGATGCTGGAGGCTCCCAGGACCACGATGGCTGCTGGAGGCTCCCAGAACCATGATGGCTGCTGGAGGCTCCCAGGACCATGATGGATGCTGGAGGTTCCCAGGACCATGATAGCTGCTGGAGGCTCCCAGGACCACGATGGATGCTGGAGGCTACCAGAACCATGATGGCTGCCGGAGGCTCCCAGGACCATGATGGCTGCTGGAGGTTCCCAGGACAATGAGGGTTGCTGGAGGCTCCCAGGACCAAGAGGGTTTGTGGAGGCTCCCAGAACCACGATGGCTGCTGGAAGCTCCCAGGACCATGATGGCTGCTGGAGGCTCCCAGGACCATGATGGTTGCTGGAGGCTCCCAGGACCATGATGGTTGCTGGAGGCTCCCAGGACCATGATGGATGCTGGAGGCTCCCAGGACAATGAGGGTTGCTGGAGGCTCCCAGGACCAAGAGGGTTTGTGGAGGCTCCCAGGACCAAGAGGGTTTGTGGAGGCTTCCAGGACAACGATAGCTGCTGGAGGCTCCCAGGACCATGATTGCTGCTGGAGGCTCCCAGGACCATGATTGCTGCTGGAGGCTCCCAGGACAACGATAGCTGCTGGAGGCTCCCAGGACCATGATTGCTGCTGGAGGCTCCCAGGACCAAGAGGGTTGCTTGAGGCTCCCAGGACAATGAGGGTTGTTGGAGGCTCCCAGGACCACAAGGGTTGCTGGAGGCTCCCAGGACCATGATGGTTGTTGGAGGCTCCCAGGACCATAAGGGTTGCTGGAGGCTCCCAGGACCATGAGGGTTGCTGGAGGCTCCGAGGACCATGATGGTTGTTGGAGGCTCCCAGGACCATAAGGGTTGCTAGAGGCTCCCAGGACCATGAGGGTTGCTGGAGGCTCCCAGGACCATGATGGTTGTTGGAGGCTCCCAGGACCATAAGGGTTGCTAGAGGCTCCGAGGACCATGAGGGTTGCTGGAGACTCCCAGGACCATAAGGGTTGCTGGAGGCTCCCAGGACCATGGTTGCTGTTGGAGGCTCCCAGGACCATAAGGGTTGCTAGAGGCTCCCAGGGCCATGATGGTTGTTGGAGGCTCCCAGGACCATGACGGTTGTTGGAGGCTCCCAGGACCATAAGGGTTGCTGGAGGCTCCCAGGACCATGATGGTTGTTGGAGGCTCCCAGGACCATAAGGGTTGCTGGAGGCTCCCAGGACCATGATGGTTGTTGGAGGCTCCCAGGATCATAAGGGTTGCTGGAGGCTCCCAGGACCATAAGGGTTGCTGGAGGCTCCCAGGACCATGATGGTTGTTGGAGGCTCCCAGGATCATAAGGGTTGTTGGAGGCTCCCAGGACCATAAGGGTTGCTGGAGGCTCCCAGGACCATAAGGGTTGCTGGAGGCTCCCAGGACCATGAGGGTTGCTGGAGGCTCCCAGGACCATGAGGGTTGCTGGAGGCTCCCAGGACCATGATGGTTGTTGGAGGCTCCCAGGATCATAAGGGTAGCTGGAGGCTCCCAGGACAATGAGGGTTGCTGGAGGCTCCCAGGACAATGATTGCTGCTGGAGGCTCCCAGGACAAAGAGGGTTGCTGGAGGCTCCCAGGACCATGATGGTTGTTGGAGGCTCCCAAGACCATGATGGTTGCTGGAGGCTCCCAAGACCATGATGGTTGCTGGAGGCTCCCAGGACCATGATGGTTGCTGGAGGCTCCCAGGACCATGAAGGCTGCTGGAGGCTCCTAGGACCACAAGGGTTGCTGGAGGCTCCCAGGACCACGAGGGTTGCTGGAGGCTCCCAGGACCACGAGGGTTGCTGGAGGCTCCCAGGACAATGAAGGTtagccctccccctgctcttccccttccttctcttacccctcccatcttccccttccttctcttaccccctcccatcttccccttcctcctcatctccctttctcttgcccctcctctcttccccttcctcctcattcccccccttctcttacccctcacccatctcttcctcttcatccccccttttcttccccttcctcctcattccacccttctcttgcccctcccccgcctcttccccttcctcctcatccccccttctcttgcccctcctcgcttccccttcctcctcatcccccccttctcttgtccctcctctctaccccttcctcctcatcccccttctcttacccctcccccacctcttccccttcctcctcatccccttcctcctcatccccttcctcctcatccccccttatcttgccccctcctctcttccccttccttctcttacccctccccctcctcttccccttctctctctccctcttccccttcctcctcatccccttcatttccccctaccctcctcttccccttccttctcatccccttcatttcgccctcccctcttccccctcctcctcatccccctttttcttacccctcccccctcctcttcaccTTCTCTAACCTCTCCTCTAACTTCTCTAACTTCCTCCTCCTTGTCAACCTCCTCCTCCGCAACCTTTCTACCttaccttctcctccttcctcttcgacctcctactcctcctttctcctaactcttctcctccttaacctcctcttaatttaacatcctcctccttccttttcgccctcctcctttctttttgccctcctcctccttgccttcctcctcgtcctcttattccttccttctcgccctcctcctcgctctccttcgtcttcttcctcgccctcttcctccttcctcctcgctctccacctctcttccccttcctcctcgcccttaccctcctcctccttaccctcctcctccttcctcctcctccttcctcctttctcctcgacctcatcctcttacctggaattcttcctccttcctcctcgctctcctccacctcctcctcctccttcctcctcgccctcctccttcttcctctccatcctcgccctcctcctccttcatcctcccctccttctttctcctcctccttcctcctcctccttcctcctcgccctcctccttcctcctcgccctcctccttcctcctcgccctcctcctccgtcctcctcgccctcctccttcctcctcgccctcctccttcctcctcctcctccaccttcctcctcgccctcctccttcctcctcgccctcctccttcctcctcgccctccttcttccctctcctccttcctcctcgcactccttcttccctctcctccttcctcctcgccctcctccttcctcctcgacctcctattccttccttttcgccctcctccgTCTTCCTcgctttcttcctccttcctcgctttcttcctccttcctcgccctcttcctcctcgccctcctcctcctccttcttcctccttgttctccttcctcttcgccctcttcctctttcctcgacctcctattccttccttctccccttcctcctcctcactctcctcctccttcctcttcgccctccacctccttcctcctcgccctcctcctccttcctcctcgccttcctcctcgcctttctccttcctcctcctccttgttctcctccttctccttcctcttcgccctcctcctccctcctctacctcctattccatccttctccccctcctcctccttcctcttcgccctccacctccttcctcctcgccttcctcctccttcctcctcgccctcctcctcctcctccttcctcctcgccctcctgctcctcgctctcctccctgCCCTATttcttcctcgacctcctcctcctcctccctcatcgccctcctccttcctcctcgccctccgtcCTTCTCGCCTCCTCCTTACTCTTCTTctgcctcctccctctccctcctcgccctaaacctcctcctactcctccttcctcctcactcttctcctcctccttcttcctcgtcttcctcctcctccctcctcgccctcctccaccttcctcctcgccctcctcctccttcctcctcgctctcctcctccatcctcctcgctctcctcctccatcctcctcgccctcttccttcctcctcgccctcctcctcctcgccctcttccttcctacTCGTCCTCTTCCTCATTCCTCCTTGCCCACCTCCTTCTTTCTCGtgttctcctccttcttcttccttctcgccctcctcctcctccttcctcctcactctcctccttcctcctcgccctcttcctccttcctcctcctccttcctcctcgccctcctcctcctcaacgtcctctttaacttcttcctctacctcatcctcctttctcctcttcctcgacctcctcctcctctttcttctcctcgatcacctcctccttccacctcgacctcatcctcttacctggaattcttcctcctcgacctcttcctaagAATATGAGTAAAAATGATGAATTACCCCTTATTATGACCCTGTttcattttactaaatgtagaaatatacttatatatttctacattcatataaataacagcaataaaaaactacgtttatgaaacatttaaggttgccacaaggtttcaatttttttttagctaacgtttcgtgcaatatgttttagaaacttatttacatccacacaaaattacgcatctaatgcgtgaaaacaaacgttgaccctactttccaacactttccagatacgttgtagcaacctaaaattgtttcctgggcaGGATCATGCAGGTTGCTGGATGCTCCCAGGACCATGAGGGTTGCTGGAGGCTCCCAGGACTATGATGGCAGCTGGAGGCTCCCAGGACCACGAGTGTTGCTGGAGGCTCCAAGGACCATGATGGCGGCTGTAGGCTCCCAGGACCACAAGGGTTGCTGGAGGCTCCCAGGACCATGATGGCAGCTGGAGGCTCCCAGGACCACGAGTGTTGCTGGAGGCTCCAAGGACCATGATGGCGGCTGTAGGCTCCCAGGACCACAAGGGTTGCTGGAGGCTCCCAGGACCATGAGGGTTGCTGGAGGCTCCCAGGACCCCAGGGGTTGCTGGGGGCTCCCAGGACCACGAGGGTTGCTGGAGGCTCCCAGGACCATGATGGCTGCAGTAGTAGGGATAACGGCTTAGCGGAACTTTTTTTTGGCCCCGGAAAATAGATGGCTTAGCGGAATTTTTTTTCTGGGGAAAAAGGGTCGCTACGCCTTCAGGGTTTTTAGGTAAATTCTACAGACAAATTTTGTGTGTTTTCAAACTCACTCATTTGGTGTTAagaatttcttatgagaaaaataatttcagagatcttagaagtttgttaagagtttagttttatgaaaatatttcagagttcgtgTAATCGTAGATGTTTATTTACGAGTTTATGACCGAAATTTGGAAAAAGACCATTTTTCAgagaatatgttcatagaagttttgttaaggaaaatagacatcttagcAGTGAGTTTTAGTTTTTACCCATTAATGGCTATTTCACCTGAAAATGACCTAAAATTAATTAGAGCCCATTTGAAGGCCGATTTTCTTTAGAGATCCTTTAAGACAGAGATTATTTTAGACTCAAATATTGTCAAAGTCCAGAAAAAGATTGAATTAGTCAGAGACCAGTAAAATTCCTCAGAATCCAGTATAGACagaaaattaatcagagtccattgTTCAGACCAATTTTCAGCAGAGTCCAGTAAAAGACTGTAAATTAGTTAGAGCCTATATTATGCCCAAAATTAGTCTGATTTCAGTAAGAAATCAAGAAATGAGTAAGTAAAGAAAACAGAATTATCGAGCTCCAGTTCTTGTCCCcaacctta from Procambarus clarkii isolate CNS0578487 chromosome 32, FALCON_Pclarkii_2.0, whole genome shotgun sequence includes the following:
- the LOC138370449 gene encoding uncharacterized protein; translation: MVLGASSNPYGPGSLQQPSWSSEPLATLMVLGASNNHHGPGSLQQPSWSWEPLATLMVLGASNNHHGPRSLQQPSWSWEPPATLMVLGASNNHHGPGSLQQPLWSWEPPTTLIVLGASSNPLGPGSLQQQSWSWEPPAAIVVLGASSSNHGPGSLQQQSWSWEPPAAIVVLEASTNPLGPGSLHKPSWSWEPPATLIVLGASSIHHGPGSLQQPSWSWEPPATIMVLGASSSHHGPGSFQQPSWFWEPPQTLLVLGASSNPHCPGNLQQPSWSWEPPAAIMVLVASSIHRGPGSLQQLSWSWEPPASIMVLGASSSHHGSGSLQQPSWSWEPPASIMVLGASGSHHGSGSLQQPSWSWEPPAAILVLGASGSHHGSGSLQHPSWSWEPPAAIMVLGTSSIHHGPGSLQQPSWFWEPPAAIVVLGASSIHRGPGNLQQPSWSWEPPAAIMVLGASSILHSPGSLQHTSWS